The DNA window CCAGCGATCCCGCCAGAAAGATCAGGATCGCGGCATAGACGGTCGGCCGGCGGCCATAGACATCGGAGATCTTGCCATAGAGCGGAGCCACGGCGGTTGCGGTCAGCAGGTAGCCGGTGACGATCCATGGCAGATATTGTGCGTTTCCGAGCGCATGCCCGATGGTCGGCATGGCTGGTGCGACGATGGTCTGATCGAGTGCCGCCAACAGCATCGACAGGAGCACGCCGCCGATGATGGCGTTCTTTTCGCGCTCGGTTAGCGGCGTGCCAGTTTCCACCATCGTTTTGTTGTCGACAGCCTGGTCCATGATCGTTCATCCGTAAGCTTGCGATCTGCCGGCGCTGTTTGGCCGTTCCGGTCCTTTGACCGTCTTGATCGCATTGGCGTTTTGAGCTCGCGTGTTTTGAGTTCGCGTCTGGCGAGCCTGATATATGTCGTCCCATATAGGCCGATTTCGACAGGGGCTCGAAAGTTTTTCGAAACTGGCACTACGCTTCGGCGAATTTGGCTTTCGTCAGTTCGAGTGCGTTCAGGCCGGCGGCAGTTGGCCGTTCCCGATGCGCTCCATCCGGTAGCGCAGCAGCCTCAGGATGCGGCTTTCGAAATTGACGCTTTCGACACGGTCGAACTGGACTTGGGCCCGGTCGTGGCTGGCCAGAACAGCCGCAGTGATTGCGGCGGCCTTGGCCTTGGCGGCGTCGCAGTTCTTTTGCGGATAGGTGGCTTTCAGGGCCTCTTCGAGTTCGCGGCCATGGTTCTTGGCGATCTCGACATGGCGCTCCTCATGGCGCTTGATGTCGGCGGACAGCGTATCCCAGAACAGCCTGACATCGGCATCGGCCTTGCGCGGACGGCGCCACTCCGGAAGGATCACCTTCACCTTGACGGTCACTGCAGCGTCGGCGATCCGGCAGGAGTTCGATGTCTGTGCATAGCTGATGCGGGTGGTGAAGGCCATCTGGGTGGCGCCGGGGTGCCGCGTGCCCGTGCTTTTCACCTCCGGCCCGCGTTTGGAAAGCTGTGCCTCGATGTCTTCCAGCGTACTGCCGCCAATGGCGAAGTAGCTGTACGTCTTGACGAGATTGGCCGCACTCGCCGGGAGCGGGGTCACGGCGAGCAGCAGCGCGCAAGCCAAGGATTGTTTCATGCCGGGCATGGATCGCTTCATCATGTTGCCTCTTCGACCACCTTGCTTTACGGCCGTTGCCGGCGCAACGGAATTGATCCGCCAGGGATCACACATGGTTGATGAGCAATGACGGCTAGGCAATGGCAGTTGGCACATGGACGCCATCTCGACCTTGGCGGCAAGGCGGTGGTCGTCGGCATCCTCAACGTCACGCCCGACAGCTTTTCCGACGGCGGCCTGTTCGACGCCCCCGAAAAAGCGCTGGTTCAGGCACGGCGCATGATCGGGGAAGGGGCGCTGGTCGTCGATGTCGGCGGCGAATCGACCCGCCCCGGTGCCGCCGCGGTATCGGCCAGCCAGGAACAGGCCCGCATCCTGCCGGTGATCGAAGCGCTGGCGGGCGCCGGCGAGGTGCTGATTTCGGTCGACACCTATCGCGCCGAAACGGCGCGGCTTGCGGTTGCCGCCGGTGCGCATATCGTCAACGATGTCTGGGGTTTGCAGCGCGAGCCCGACATCGCGCGTGTCGCGGCCGATACCGGCGCCGGGCTTGTCATCATGCATACCGGGCGAGATCGCCAGAAGCTGCCGGATGTGATTGCCGATCAGCTGGCATTCCTGCGGAAATCGCTCGAAATCGCGCGCCAGAACGGCGTTGCCGACGACCATATCGTGCTCGATCCCGGATTCGGCTTCGCCAAGGAGACGGCGGAGGAAAATCTCGACCTGATGGCTCGCTTTTCGGAGTTGCATACGCTCGGCTTGCCGCTGATGGCCGGTACGTCGCGAAAGCGCTTCATCGGGAACGTCACCGGCCGCGATGCGGCCGACAGAGGTGTTGGAACAGCGGCGACCAGCGTCATCTTGCGGCTCAAGGGCGCCGATCTGTTTCGCGTCCACGATGTCGCATTCAACGTGGACGCATTGGCGCTCGCAGATGCTATGCTGGCGCGTCAAACCGACCGGGCGAGAAACTGAGCGATGTACGTCATCCGCATGAAGAACTGCGCTTTCTTTGCCCGGCACGGCGTGCTGGACGAGGAGGAAAGGCTCGGCCAGCGCTTCTATGTCGATGCAGCTCTCACCGTCGATCCCGGCCGGGCGCTTGTCGAGGATTCCATCGAGGACACCGTCAACTACGGCATTGCGTTCACGGTGATCGAAAAGATCATCACCGGGCAGCGCCGTTTCCTGATCGAGTCCCTGGCGCTCGAGGTCGCCCGTGCGCTGACGACGCGTTTTCCGCAGATCAAGAAAGCCGAGATCACGGTGCGCAAGCCGAACGCCCCGGTACCCGGCGTGCTCGATTACGTCGAGGTGACCGTTGTCTGGCCCGAATAGCACGGTCTATCTCAGCCTTGGCGGCAATCTTGGCGACCCGGCGAAATCAATGGGCGCGGCGCTGCGCATGCTGGATGCCGACGCGGACACGCGCGTCACCGGCGTCTCGTCGCTCTACCGTACGCCGCCCTGGGGCAAGCTCGATCAGCCGGACTTTCTCAACGCGGCTGCGGAAATTTCCACCGGACTTGCGCCGCGTGCCTTGCTCGACCTTTGCCTCGATGCTGAGCGCAGACTGAAGCGGGTGCGCGAGGAGCGCTGGGGGCCGCGGCTGATCGACATCGACATTCTGGTGTTCGGCGACCGCGTCATCCACGAGACCGGTCTGGAGGTGCCGCATCCGCGCATGCTGGAGCGTGCCTTTGTGCTGGCGCCGCTGGCAGAGATCGCACCCGGCCTGGTTATCAGTGGCCGCAGCATCACGGACCGGTTGGTCGCCGTCGACACCTCCGGCATCGAGCGCTTGTCATCCGGCCGGGATTGGTGGTTGGCCTAGGTGCGTTGATATTCAGGTGATGCCGGCCTGCAAACGGCGAGTTCCTGCGCTTCCGGTGCTCACGTAGCCAAAAGTACGCTCCGCTCCGGTTCTCGTACCCCACCGTTTTCGACGCGGCCTGACCTGAATCTCAACACACCTTGGAGCGGGCGGCAGCGTAGTCTTTAACCCGAGAATCCGCCGCCATCCAGGAACGTCTGCTCCTGCGGCGTGGCTTCGCGGCCAAGCATTTTGTTTCGGTGCGGAAAACGACCGAAATTCTGAATGATATCGCGGTGTTCGACAGCATATTTGAGATAGGGTTCGGCCCTGGCCTGGGTGAGATCGACCGATATATGCTGGTCGGCGAGCAGTTCCGAATGCTCGTATGGCAGATAGAGGAAGACGCGGATTTCTTGCTCGAGCGCCAGATCATGGCCGGCGGCGATCGCCTTTGCGGCAAAATATCTGGCGAGCGGGTCGGTCGCGTACATGTGGCCGGTGCCGCGAAAGCAGTTCCGTGGGAACTGGTCGAGCAGGATCATCAGCGCCAGCGCGCCTTCGGCATGCTCCAGCCAGCCGTCGCATTCACGCCGCGCGGCGGCATAGTGCAGATCGAGAAAGCGGTCGCGGAAGTCGGCATCGAAGGCCTCATTCTTCTCGAACCACGCGTCCTCGCCGGCATCGCGCCAGAATTTGGTGACCGACAGGGCTCTGCTGTCCAATTCCATGCCTCGTTCCTTGCTCAGTCGGCGGGTTCGGATTTGTGCAAGACGCCGGCGGTCTCTTCGTTGAGCGCCTGACCAGGGCGGCGCGGCGTGGAGAGCGGTGTGGGAATCGGCGTGCCGATATTGCCCCTCAGGAAGCGTTGTCCGGCGCGAATGCCTTCGGCAAGCTGGGTTTCGAAGCGGTCGGTGTCGCGGCGCCTGACGTCTTCGATCGTTTCAGCCACGTCTTCGGGATCGACACCCAGTGATTCCAGCGCCGAGCCGCCGAAAACAAGGGCGGATTCGAAGGTTTCACGCAGTTGATAGTCGACGCCGGCGCGAATGAGCTGCAGCGCGGTACCGCGATCGAAAGCGCGTGCCAGCACGGTGAGCAAAGGAAACTCTGCCTTGATGAGTTCCGCGATGCGGACGGCGGCATCGGCCTTGTCGACGCAGATCAGCACGGCGCGCGCCCGGCCGGCGCCGGCGGCATGCAGGATGTCCAGCCGCGTGCCGTCGCCATAATAGACCTTGAAGCCGAAATCGGCCGCCGCCTGGATCATTTCGACATCATTGTCGATGATCGAGACGTCGATGCCGCGCAGCAGCAGCGGCTGGCTGGCGATCTGGCCGAAGCGGCCGAAACCGATGACCAGCACGCTGCCGGTCAGGCCATCGGCGACATCGACCCCGTCGAGCGACTGCTCGTCGCGCGGTGTCAGATAGCGCAGCGCGATGATCGCCAGCGGCGTCAGCACCATGGAGATGATGACGATCGCCGTCAGCGTCGCGTTGGCGTTGCCGTCGATGATGCCGACTGCCGCGGCCGCCGAATAAAGGACGAACGCGAATTCGCCGCCTTGCGCCATGAAGACCGCGCGCTCAAGCGCTTCGCGGTGGCCTGACTTCAGGATACGGGCGACGATGTAGATGCCGAACGCCTTCATCACCATGTAGGCGACGACATAGATGGCGATCAGCCGCCAGTTCGCGGCGACCACGTGCAGGTCGAGCGACATGCCGACGGCAAGGAAGAACAGACCGAGCAGGATGCCGCGGAAGGGTTCGATGTCGGCTTCGAGCTGATGGCGGAAGGTCGATTCGGACAAAAGCACGCCGGCCAGGAAGGCGCCCATCGCCATCGACAGGCCGCTGAGTTGCATGGCGAGCGCGGATCCCAGAACGACCAGAAGTGCCGCCGCCGTCATCACCTCACGGGCACGGGCATCTGCCAGGATGCGGAAGAACGGATTGAGCAGATACCGGCCGGCCACCACCAGGCCGACGATCGCGGCGAGGCCAATGCCGACCTCGGTCAGCCGCTCCGACAGGCTGGTGTCGGCACCACCGGGCGCCAGAAACGCGATCAGGGCCAGCAACGGCACGATGGCCAGATCCTCGAGCAGCAGGACCGATACGATGCGCTGGCCTTTCGGTGCTGCGATTTCGCCGCGTTCCTCGAGAAGCTGCATGACGATCGCCGTCGAAGTCAGCACGAAGCCGGCGCCGGCGACGAAGGATTGCGCGATCGGAAACCCTCCCGCCACGCCGACACCGGTCAGCAGCAGCGCGCAGACGCCGACCTGCAGCGCGCCGAGGCCGAAGATCTCGCGGCGCAGGCCCCACAGCCGCGACGGCTGCATTTCCAGCCCGATGATGAACAGGAACATTACCACGCCGAGCTCGGCGACATGAAGAATGGCTTCCGATTCGGAAAAGACGCCGAGGCCGAATGGGCCGATGACCACGCCCGCGGCCAGATAGCCGAGGATCGAGCCGAGGCCCATGCGCTTGAAGATCGGAACGGCGACGACGCCGGCCGCAAGCAGCGCCACCACTTGAACCAGATCGCTGCTCGATGCCTCTACCGCCATGCCGCCATTCCGCTTGTTCGAGGGCCGATTCGTTCATTTAGATTACTACAGCATCTTCTTGGGCTCATAATCTCAGTTTGTTCTCATTAAACCTATGGTCTGGAAGCGTTTTGTCGCCGCCCCAAAGGACTGCCAGACACGCGCTGGCGCATTCCTGCGTTTAACCCGTCCTATTCACGAGCGGCCTGGTTCCTTGCCGCTTGGCGTTCGGTCATGAAGGTGTGAGGCGTCTTTTTCACCGCAGCTGAGACTGGACTTTGGAACGCGCTGGAGGGTCAAGGTATCGGGTTCGGTGGGGCTTTGATGCCCCGGCGCTCATGGCCCTGCGGGCTGCAGCGTGATGGCGATCGTTCGGAACAGACTTGCTTCGGGACAGGCGGCGGCGAAGGCCAGACGGATGCGCGAGACGGTTTCGGTGACGCGGGCGCCGAGCTTGAGAAGCCTGAGCCGCAGTGTAGAGAACTCGGCGTTGCACAGATGATGGGTCGTGGGCACTGCCTCGCGCAGGGTGAGCATCAACCAGTATGCGGCGGTGTGCAGGACGAGACGGACCTGGTTGGCAATCGGTGAGCGGCAGCTGGTGCGGTCGGAGGCGAGCTGGCTCTTGTGCATCTTGATCAGGTTTTCGGCCTGGCCGCGGGCGCAGTAGATCACATCGTAGACATGCTCGGCGGAGCCTTTGTCGAGATTGGTGACGACGAAGCGGATGTCGAGGCCGAGGGTGGTTGCCTCGATGCGGGCGCAGGCGCGGCGTTCCGTCCTCCAGGATTTCGCCTTGTATCGGGTCTCGGCATAGCCGCGCAGCACCGGCTTCTGCTCGAGCGCGCGGCGGGTGCGGATATCGTCGGCGGCTTCATCAACGAGACGCTGGAGAACCTTGTTGCCGGGCAATCCGAAGAGGTAGTCGACCGCATTGTCCTCGCACCATGCCATGACTTGCGCCCGGCCATAGTGGCCATCGCCGCGGATCAGAATGCGGGTGGTCGGCCAGCGGGCGCGGATGCGCCGGACAAGCCGGCGCAGATGGCCGCGGATCTCCTTGCCCGCCGGGGTCCTGCCAGGACGCAGGATCATGGCGACCGGGCGTCCTGTCGCGGCGTCGTAGATGTGGATCGGCAGGAAGCAACGCTCGTCGTAATGGGCGTTGAACAGCGAGAGCTGCTGATGGCCGTGAACGACATCCACCGTGTCGTCGATGTCGAGCGTGACGCTTTTGGGCGGCGCGGCATAGCTCGACAGCCACAGATCGACCAGCACCCAGCCGAGCCGGATGACGGTGCGCAGGTCGGGCAGGTTCTCGAGGCGCGAGCATGTCGGCTGCGAGCACAGATCAATCCCGCTGTCGGGCAGCCGCCCGCAGGCGAGCTTGAAGGCCGGGTCGGTGCGCAGCCGGTCGAGATCGTTGGCATCCTCGTAGCCGCATGCGATCGCAAAGATGCGGGCGCGCACAATGTCGGCCATGGCGTGCGTCACCCGCGCTGGATCGCGCGGATCGTGGATCGCGGCGGCCAGCCTGTCGGCCAGTTGCAGGCGTCGCTCGGCCGCTGCCAAAAGCATGACGCCACCATCCGAGGTGATGCGTCCGCCGTCAAACGCAGCTGTGATCTTCTTGCGTCCAACGGCTGGAAATGAGAGCGGCAGCAACGTATCATCGGTCATGGCGGGTGTGGCTCGCGAGAGGCGGTGGCAGGGTTGGCTTAGACAACCGAATCCTACGCTAAATCAATCGCTTAGGCTACATCCGCCAACCTCTCAGACGCAACGTCGTGCATAAGACGGGTTAAGTACGGCGCGCGCTGAAAGTGGCCGGAAAGACGATTGTGTAGAACAGGTCGGGGCAAACGCCTCAGGTCTCCGCTTGCCTGCCGGACGTTCGGTATCTATAATTATGAAATGCCTGACTATTCGTCCCGACCGTCTTCGGCGCCACATATTCCGATGGATGCGCTCAGCGAAGTCCTACAAGACTTTCGCTTGAGTGGCGTCAGCTATGGCCGCTGCGAGCTTCGACATCCATGGAGCATCGCCTTCCCGGAACAACCGCTGCTTCGTTTTCACTTTGTCGGTCAGGGTCCATGCTGGATCCATAGCGAAGCGCAAGGCTGGCAGGAGTTGCGCGATGGCGATCTGGCGCTGCTGCCGCAAGGCATCGCCCATCGGCTGGCCAGCGCGCCGGACGTTGCAGGCGGCTCGCTCGATGATTGCCAGGTGACCAAGTTGGGAAGCAACGTCTGCGAAGTGGTACGGGAAGGCACAGGCGCGACAAGCACCCTCTTCTGCGGCTCCATGGCCTTGGGCGCCTGTGCGCTTAACCCATTGATCATGTTGATGCCGCCTATCATCAAGGGTTGCGACGTGGCCGGCAATGACCCGGTCGTTGGTCCTTTGCTGGCGGCTATGACCGTGGAGGCCGCGCAACCGCAGATGGGCAGCGCCACCATCTTGTCGCGTATGGCGGACTTGCTGACAGCCCGGCTCATTCGCTGCTGGGTCAATTGCACGGGAGCCTCGACCACCGGTTGGCTCGCAGCCATCCGCGACCCTCATATTGGCCGCGCTCTGGCAGCCATGCACCGAGACCCCGGCCATAACTGGACGCTGGAAAGCCTCGCCAGCCTGGCAGGCCAATCGCGCTCGATTTTCGCCGAACGCTTCAGCGCTGTATTGGGGGAGGGTGCTGCACGCTATCTCGCCCGTCTGCGCATGCAGCTTGCCCGCGAGTTGTTAGGGCAAAACGGCTTGTCGGTGGCCGAGGTCGCTACCCGTTTAGGCTATGATTCCGAGGCATCCTTCGCTCGCGCGTTCAAGCGCATCACCAGTGTCTCGCCGGGCGTTGTGCGTCGCACAATTCCCGGACGAATAGACATGAATTTCGGATTTTGAGGTACATATCATCCGAAGTGGCTCGTCTATGAAGACCTCCAAACTTTGGAGATCTTTCCGTGACAGACACAACATTACAGCTTGAAGACGCGGCGATAGACGTCGATGCCGGTGCGCCAGCCGCGTGGAGCGCAGCCACCTGGTTCGCGGTCGTTTCATTGGCGGCCACCAGCTTTGCCCTGGTGTCGGCCGAATTCCTGCCCGCAGGTCTGCTGACGCCAATGGCACGCGATCTCGGCATCAGCGAGGGGACGGCCGGGCAGGTCGTCACCGCCACCGCTTCCGTCGGCGCCGTGACGGCCATGTTGAGCAATGTTCTCATCGGCCGATTGAACCGCAAGACGGTGCTGGTTGGCCTTAGCGCCTTGGCAGTCGGTTCCAATGTTCTCGCAGCGCTGGCGCCCAATTTCTGGCTGTTGTTGCTGGG is part of the Mesorhizobium loti genome and encodes:
- a CDS encoding DUF922 domain-containing protein, yielding MKQSLACALLLAVTPLPASAANLVKTYSYFAIGGSTLEDIEAQLSKRGPEVKSTGTRHPGATQMAFTTRISYAQTSNSCRIADAAVTVKVKVILPEWRRPRKADADVRLFWDTLSADIKRHEERHVEIAKNHGRELEEALKATYPQKNCDAAKAKAAAITAAVLASHDRAQVQFDRVESVNFESRILRLLRYRMERIGNGQLPPA
- the folP gene encoding dihydropteroate synthase, which translates into the protein MTARQWQLAHGRHLDLGGKAVVVGILNVTPDSFSDGGLFDAPEKALVQARRMIGEGALVVDVGGESTRPGAAAVSASQEQARILPVIEALAGAGEVLISVDTYRAETARLAVAAGAHIVNDVWGLQREPDIARVAADTGAGLVIMHTGRDRQKLPDVIADQLAFLRKSLEIARQNGVADDHIVLDPGFGFAKETAEENLDLMARFSELHTLGLPLMAGTSRKRFIGNVTGRDAADRGVGTAATSVILRLKGADLFRVHDVAFNVDALALADAMLARQTDRARN
- the folB gene encoding dihydroneopterin aldolase; the protein is MYVIRMKNCAFFARHGVLDEEERLGQRFYVDAALTVDPGRALVEDSIEDTVNYGIAFTVIEKIITGQRRFLIESLALEVARALTTRFPQIKKAEITVRKPNAPVPGVLDYVEVTVVWPE
- the folK gene encoding 2-amino-4-hydroxy-6-hydroxymethyldihydropteridine diphosphokinase, with protein sequence MSGPNSTVYLSLGGNLGDPAKSMGAALRMLDADADTRVTGVSSLYRTPPWGKLDQPDFLNAAAEISTGLAPRALLDLCLDAERRLKRVREERWGPRLIDIDILVFGDRVIHETGLEVPHPRMLERAFVLAPLAEIAPGLVISGRSITDRLVAVDTSGIERLSSGRDWWLA
- a CDS encoding DUF924 family protein, with translation MELDSRALSVTKFWRDAGEDAWFEKNEAFDADFRDRFLDLHYAAARRECDGWLEHAEGALALMILLDQFPRNCFRGTGHMYATDPLARYFAAKAIAAGHDLALEQEIRVFLYLPYEHSELLADQHISVDLTQARAEPYLKYAVEHRDIIQNFGRFPHRNKMLGREATPQEQTFLDGGGFSG
- a CDS encoding potassium transporter codes for the protein MAVEASSSDLVQVVALLAAGVVAVPIFKRMGLGSILGYLAAGVVIGPFGLGVFSESEAILHVAELGVVMFLFIIGLEMQPSRLWGLRREIFGLGALQVGVCALLLTGVGVAGGFPIAQSFVAGAGFVLTSTAIVMQLLEERGEIAAPKGQRIVSVLLLEDLAIVPLLALIAFLAPGGADTSLSERLTEVGIGLAAIVGLVVAGRYLLNPFFRILADARAREVMTAAALLVVLGSALAMQLSGLSMAMGAFLAGVLLSESTFRHQLEADIEPFRGILLGLFFLAVGMSLDLHVVAANWRLIAIYVVAYMVMKAFGIYIVARILKSGHREALERAVFMAQGGEFAFVLYSAAAAVGIIDGNANATLTAIVIISMVLTPLAIIALRYLTPRDEQSLDGVDVADGLTGSVLVIGFGRFGQIASQPLLLRGIDVSIIDNDVEMIQAAADFGFKVYYGDGTRLDILHAAGAGRARAVLICVDKADAAVRIAELIKAEFPLLTVLARAFDRGTALQLIRAGVDYQLRETFESALVFGGSALESLGVDPEDVAETIEDVRRRDTDRFETQLAEGIRAGQRFLRGNIGTPIPTPLSTPRRPGQALNEETAGVLHKSEPAD
- a CDS encoding IS1380 family transposase produces the protein MTDDTLLPLSFPAVGRKKITAAFDGGRITSDGGVMLLAAAERRLQLADRLAAAIHDPRDPARVTHAMADIVRARIFAIACGYEDANDLDRLRTDPAFKLACGRLPDSGIDLCSQPTCSRLENLPDLRTVIRLGWVLVDLWLSSYAAPPKSVTLDIDDTVDVVHGHQQLSLFNAHYDERCFLPIHIYDAATGRPVAMILRPGRTPAGKEIRGHLRRLVRRIRARWPTTRILIRGDGHYGRAQVMAWCEDNAVDYLFGLPGNKVLQRLVDEAADDIRTRRALEQKPVLRGYAETRYKAKSWRTERRACARIEATTLGLDIRFVVTNLDKGSAEHVYDVIYCARGQAENLIKMHKSQLASDRTSCRSPIANQVRLVLHTAAYWLMLTLREAVPTTHHLCNAEFSTLRLRLLKLGARVTETVSRIRLAFAAACPEASLFRTIAITLQPAGP
- a CDS encoding AraC family transcriptional regulator codes for the protein MDALSEVLQDFRLSGVSYGRCELRHPWSIAFPEQPLLRFHFVGQGPCWIHSEAQGWQELRDGDLALLPQGIAHRLASAPDVAGGSLDDCQVTKLGSNVCEVVREGTGATSTLFCGSMALGACALNPLIMLMPPIIKGCDVAGNDPVVGPLLAAMTVEAAQPQMGSATILSRMADLLTARLIRCWVNCTGASTTGWLAAIRDPHIGRALAAMHRDPGHNWTLESLASLAGQSRSIFAERFSAVLGEGAARYLARLRMQLARELLGQNGLSVAEVATRLGYDSEASFARAFKRITSVSPGVVRRTIPGRIDMNFGF